aatttgcattttattaagcatttaagtgtgccaagaACAAGCATGAATCTTTTCATTCTATGAGCTTCATCTAATGGCATGAGTTTTGcgaaatgtttaaaaaatgtaaattccTTTAAAAGACTCAATACAAATTcaatacaaaaattataaatagcCGCTTCAAATAGTCATATATGAAGCATCCTACAATAAACACCTACAAACAGTCTTACCTTAGAGAATCTATAAATATCTATACATAATGCCTATTGCATCCGTTATGACAACTTTAATATAGCATTTTACCCTATGGTTGCAtgttaaaataatataaataatataaatatttgcatttatctaccGCGGAAATAATGTTGGGCAATTGGGGCAAATAATTTTACCGCTTGGCCTAGCGTATTTTTGGCATTTCCTATGGCAACATCAGGACTTATATCGTTATTCATAAAAGGTTTCACCACATCATCTATCATTTTGTTAGCGAGTCGTTTTGCAGCCAGTTGTAATAGATAAGATGCAAAAATTTTACGTTTTCCAGCATTTTTACCCTCAAGGACTAATTCAGGCAAATTTGGATTCAGATTTAGCCCATCATTGCCATTAGAATTGGAGGCCCCTGAAGATTTAGTCGTGGAAGTCGTGGTCAATAATTTATCCATAGTAAATGGATATTCCTCTTGGGACTCTTCGATGGTGCAACGTGACAGTTTGCGGCATTGTCCATTGTTCAAAACTATGAAGGCTGTCCTACAACCACATCCATTCTGACAGTGATATATACACTGGACACGATCACTTCGGCAATTTTTCTTGCAGTAATGATGACAGTCCATGAATGTCCGTCCATGACACGGTACATTTTCCATGGCGTGCGCCAAGCATTTTACACAAAGGAAAAATAGAACTAAAACAGCAAACAACGACATAATCACTCGACAGCCACGCggtcaaaaacaaaatatacaaattttcaaaacgtGGCATTTTTACTATGAGTGAAACAAATGTATCCAAATCAAATTGATTTAGAAGCAGTTTTTTATAAACAGCAACAAAGTGAATTTGGATGGCAAAAACATATGTTTAACTAGGTTAAAAACGTCCATaggaatttaatttcataattcAAACCCAAATGCAAAGGTATCATTAAAAATCGGTATATACCATTAAGAAGAATTTTTTGGTAAAAGAAGAGATTGCAAtcaaaaa
The nucleotide sequence above comes from Drosophila willistoni isolate 14030-0811.24 chromosome 2L unlocalized genomic scaffold, UCI_dwil_1.1 Seg72.1, whole genome shotgun sequence. Encoded proteins:
- the LOC26529693 gene encoding uncharacterized protein LOC26529693 is translated as MSLFAVLVLFFLCVKCLAHAMENVPCHGRTFMDCHHYCKKNCRSDRVQCIYHCQNGCGCRTAFIVLNNGQCRKLSRCTIEESQEEYPFTMDKLLTTTSTTKSSGASNSNGNDGLNLNPNLPELVLEGKNAGKRKIFASYLLQLAAKRLANKMIDDVVKPFMNNDISPDVAIGNAKNTLGQAVKLFAPIAQHYFRGR